A section of the Streptomyces sp. CG1 genome encodes:
- a CDS encoding DUF2156 domain-containing protein: MTAITTETGTGHRVLDAIRRHTASENPSSFLALNSGNSVFTVPGADGVVVHRRTGRWAVQFGGPFAAEEDYDTLLDAFRRHVRDEGLGLVGVQLQRTDAERYARRGFTVNQVGASWAVSLAEFTLRGSRFMQLRNKISRAHRNGLRIQEADAAGVGEAIAAIDAAWLGSKGGAQQLEFLVGQIGGRAQEHRRLFIGTIDGAPVAYISYSPVHGSRAGWMHDLSRRIPEGSPGLMEAINAHAIEVFRAEGVAWLHFGFTPFTGLDAGHELDGHSPAFQWLMHALWAEGAALYPAQTQLSYKQKWAPDVLIPEYVAFDGPQASLPGFAHIFRACNAF; encoded by the coding sequence ATGACCGCGATCACCACCGAAACCGGTACCGGCCACCGGGTTCTCGATGCGATACGCAGGCACACCGCGAGCGAGAACCCGAGTTCGTTCCTGGCGCTCAACAGCGGAAACAGCGTCTTCACCGTGCCGGGCGCGGACGGTGTCGTCGTCCACCGCCGCACCGGCCGCTGGGCCGTGCAGTTCGGCGGTCCCTTCGCCGCCGAGGAGGACTACGACACCCTCCTCGACGCGTTCCGGCGCCATGTCCGGGACGAGGGCCTGGGCCTCGTCGGCGTCCAGCTGCAGCGCACCGACGCCGAGCGCTACGCCCGGCGCGGCTTCACGGTCAACCAGGTCGGCGCCTCCTGGGCGGTGAGCCTCGCCGAGTTCACGCTGCGCGGCAGCAGGTTCATGCAGCTGCGCAACAAGATCTCCCGCGCCCACCGCAACGGCCTGCGGATCCAGGAGGCGGACGCGGCCGGCGTCGGCGAGGCCATCGCCGCCATCGACGCGGCCTGGCTCGGCTCCAAGGGCGGCGCCCAGCAACTGGAGTTCCTCGTCGGCCAGATCGGCGGCCGGGCACAGGAACACCGCCGGCTGTTCATCGGAACCATCGACGGCGCCCCGGTCGCCTACATCTCGTACTCACCGGTCCATGGCAGCCGGGCCGGCTGGATGCACGACCTCAGCCGCCGCATCCCCGAGGGCTCCCCGGGGCTGATGGAGGCCATCAACGCGCACGCCATCGAGGTGTTCCGGGCCGAGGGCGTCGCCTGGCTGCACTTCGGGTTCACGCCGTTCACCGGCTTGGACGCCGGCCATGAACTCGACGGCCACAGCCCCGCGTTCCAGTGGCTGATGCACGCCCTGTGGGCCGAGGGCGCGGCGCTGTACCCGGCGCAGACCCAGCTGTCGTACAAGCAGAAATGGGCGCCCGACGTGCTCATCCCCGAGTACGTCGCCTTCGACGGGCCGCAGGCCTCGCTGCCCGGGTTCGCGCACATCTTCCGCGCCTGCAACGCCTTCTGA
- a CDS encoding fatty acid desaturase → MAGDIRTAGAPAAEAVPRPGASATFAELLKRVKAEGLLDLDPRYYVGKLALNTTLLLLGFAAFFELGDTWWQLVTALWMGLCGGQSAFMWHDAGHKAMFRSKKAASAVGYAHANLVNGVSYGWWVNHHNRHHSNPNHLDMDPDIGRRTAIFDIKQYPTRKGTQKIVVRYQSVLFFVLLVLEGFKMLKTAVLSITQGRTRRPVLETFLILLRAAVYLACVFTVLSPALAVAFIVVQHAALGVYFGMIFAPNHKGMQIRDGAEETLDWLERQVLTSRNIRPSLLIDFLYGGLNYQVEHHLFPAMPQKNLPRARELTRAYCAERGVPYHEVGFWASYREVATYLHEVSAPVRRGDVEEEIRRRAEAARAA, encoded by the coding sequence ATGGCCGGGGACATCCGGACGGCCGGGGCTCCGGCCGCCGAGGCCGTCCCGCGCCCCGGCGCCTCGGCGACCTTCGCCGAACTGCTCAAACGCGTCAAAGCCGAGGGCCTGCTCGACCTGGACCCGCGCTACTACGTGGGCAAGCTCGCCCTCAACACCACCCTGCTGCTGCTCGGGTTCGCCGCCTTCTTCGAGCTGGGCGACACCTGGTGGCAGCTGGTCACGGCCCTGTGGATGGGCCTGTGCGGCGGCCAGTCGGCGTTCATGTGGCACGACGCCGGTCACAAGGCGATGTTCCGCAGCAAGAAGGCCGCCTCCGCGGTCGGCTATGCGCACGCCAACCTGGTCAACGGGGTCAGCTACGGCTGGTGGGTCAACCACCACAACCGCCACCACTCCAACCCCAACCACCTGGACATGGACCCGGACATCGGCCGGCGCACCGCCATCTTCGACATCAAGCAGTACCCGACCCGCAAGGGCACCCAGAAGATCGTCGTGCGTTACCAGAGCGTGCTGTTCTTCGTGCTGCTGGTGCTCGAAGGCTTCAAGATGCTGAAGACGGCCGTCCTGTCGATCACCCAGGGCAGGACCAGGCGGCCCGTGCTGGAGACGTTCCTGATCCTGCTGCGCGCCGCCGTCTACCTCGCCTGCGTCTTCACCGTCCTGTCCCCGGCACTCGCGGTCGCCTTCATCGTCGTCCAGCACGCCGCCCTCGGCGTCTACTTCGGCATGATCTTCGCCCCGAACCACAAGGGCATGCAGATCCGCGACGGTGCGGAGGAGACCCTGGACTGGCTGGAGCGCCAGGTCCTCACCTCCCGCAACATCCGGCCCAGCCTGCTGATCGACTTCCTCTACGGCGGCCTCAACTACCAGGTGGAACACCATCTGTTCCCGGCCATGCCGCAGAAGAACCTGCCGCGCGCCCGCGAACTGACCCGCGCCTACTGCGCCGAACGCGGGGTGCCGTACCACGAGGTCGGGTTCTGGGCCTCGTACCGCGAGGTCGCCACCTACCTCCACGAGGTCAGCGCGCCCGTGCGGCGCGGTGACGTGGAGGAGGAGATCCGGCGCCGGGCCGAGGCCGCCCGAGCCGCCTGA
- a CDS encoding MFS transporter gives MSQTTAAAGGLTAPAAIGARLDRMPITPLHRRLTAVIGVGLFFDTFENNLSGTVGKVLQNDFAFGATSLKLVLAAAFLGQFTGSLTLGRIADRYGRRRAFLVNLGVYSVCSLLGALSPNAAWLIVTRFLAGAGIGAEQALSDCYLADVLPAGKRGRFIAWAYTLAFCGVPAVGFAALWLVPLAPLGVAGWRWLFVLGAAGSAVVWLLRRGLIESPRWLAANGCAAAADRLVSRMEAEAADRGLSFAVPAQVPGSADGRLSRRRGWSRPPDGSRTSDTAPRPFGTQPRLRDVLGPGLRRRTLVLWLFCVLSVVGYYGFGTLAPQIVAAKGYGIVAGLGFTALSFLGYPVGSALALPVVDRVERRTLIALSSAAMVAAGLGFACADSAALIVICGFAYTLCSNVFSSVSHVYLSEQYPTTIRATAAGAAYSLSKLSAAALPFVLLPVLDAHGAGALFAVIAAAMAVLALTVLTLGERTTGTPVD, from the coding sequence GTGTCCCAGACCACCGCGGCGGCGGGCGGTCTCACCGCTCCCGCCGCGATCGGCGCCCGCCTGGACCGGATGCCGATCACCCCGCTGCACCGCAGACTCACCGCGGTCATCGGTGTCGGCCTGTTCTTCGACACCTTCGAGAACAACCTGTCCGGCACCGTCGGCAAGGTGCTCCAGAACGACTTCGCGTTCGGCGCGACCTCGCTCAAGCTCGTGCTGGCCGCCGCGTTCCTCGGCCAGTTCACCGGTTCCCTGACGCTCGGCCGGATCGCCGACCGGTACGGCCGGCGCCGGGCCTTCCTCGTCAACCTCGGTGTCTACTCGGTCTGTTCGCTGCTCGGTGCCCTCTCGCCGAACGCCGCCTGGCTGATCGTGACCCGCTTTCTCGCCGGTGCCGGCATAGGTGCCGAACAGGCGCTGTCCGACTGCTACCTGGCCGACGTGCTGCCCGCGGGCAAGCGGGGCCGGTTCATCGCCTGGGCCTACACCCTCGCCTTCTGCGGAGTGCCCGCGGTCGGCTTCGCCGCGCTCTGGCTGGTGCCGCTGGCCCCGCTTGGTGTGGCCGGCTGGCGCTGGCTGTTCGTGCTGGGCGCGGCCGGCTCCGCCGTGGTGTGGCTGCTGCGGCGGGGGCTGATCGAGTCGCCGCGGTGGCTGGCGGCGAACGGCTGCGCCGCTGCGGCCGACAGGCTGGTGTCGCGCATGGAGGCCGAGGCAGCCGACCGTGGCTTGTCGTTCGCCGTTCCGGCGCAAGTGCCGGGATCCGCCGACGGTCGTCTGTCGCGCCGTCGTGGCTGGTCGCGCCCACCCGACGGCAGCCGCACATCAGACACGGCCCCGCGCCCCTTCGGGACGCAGCCACGGTTGCGGGACGTCCTCGGGCCGGGCCTGCGCCGCCGTACCCTCGTCCTCTGGCTCTTCTGCGTGCTCTCGGTCGTCGGCTACTACGGCTTCGGCACACTCGCCCCGCAGATCGTCGCCGCCAAGGGTTACGGCATCGTCGCCGGCCTCGGCTTCACCGCGCTGTCCTTCCTCGGCTACCCGGTGGGCTCCGCCCTCGCGCTGCCGGTCGTGGACCGCGTCGAACGCCGCACCCTGATCGCCCTGTCGTCGGCGGCGATGGTGGCGGCCGGACTCGGCTTCGCCTGCGCGGACTCCGCGGCCCTGATCGTGATCTGCGGTTTCGCCTACACCCTCTGCAGCAACGTCTTCTCCAGCGTCTCGCACGTGTACCTGTCCGAGCAGTACCCGACCACGATCCGGGCCACCGCCGCCGGCGCCGCCTACTCGCTGTCCAAACTCAGCGCCGCCGCACTGCCGTTCGTCCTGCTGCCGGTCCTGGACGCGCACGGCGCCGGCGCCCTGTTCGCCGTCATCGCCGCAGCCATGGCCGTGCTCGCACTCACCGTGCTGACCCTGGGCGAGCGCACCACCGGCACCCCGGTCGACTGA
- the fdxA gene encoding ferredoxin, with product MTYVIGLPCVDVKDRSCVDECPVDCIYEGRRALYIHPEECVDCGACEPVCPVDAIYFEDDLPEEWGGDHAASNAAFFAGLGSPGGGSSLGPQDHDSPQVSALPKAVPVA from the coding sequence ATGACCTATGTCATCGGACTGCCCTGTGTCGACGTCAAGGACCGCTCCTGCGTCGACGAATGCCCCGTCGACTGCATCTACGAAGGACGCCGCGCCCTGTACATCCATCCGGAGGAATGCGTCGACTGCGGGGCCTGTGAACCGGTGTGCCCGGTCGACGCCATCTACTTCGAGGACGATCTGCCCGAGGAATGGGGCGGCGACCACGCGGCCTCCAACGCCGCCTTCTTCGCGGGCCTCGGCTCGCCCGGCGGCGGCAGCTCCCTCGGTCCCCAGGACCATGACTCCCCGCAGGTGAGCGCGCTGCCGAAGGCGGTGCCGGTGGCATGA
- the fabI gene encoding enoyl-ACP reductase FabI, whose protein sequence is MSGILAGKRILVTGVVTDASIAFHVARIAQEEGAEVLLTGFGRLSLIERFAGKLPRPAPVIELDVTDQGHLDSLADRIGAHTDALDGVVHSIAYGPQGAFSFLDGTWDDVSTAVQVSAYSLKSLTTACLPLLKRRGGSVVGLTFDASVAWPHYDWMGVAKAALESTSRYLARNLGAHGIRCNLVAAGPLRSMAAKSIPGFAELAEVWTTDRAPAGWDLTDPIPAARGVVALLSDFFPRTTGEIVHVDGGVHMTGA, encoded by the coding sequence ATGAGCGGCATCCTCGCCGGCAAGCGGATCCTGGTCACCGGGGTGGTCACGGACGCCTCGATCGCCTTCCATGTGGCCCGGATCGCCCAGGAGGAGGGGGCCGAGGTGCTGCTCACCGGCTTCGGCCGGCTCTCCCTGATCGAGCGCTTCGCGGGAAAGCTTCCCCGGCCCGCCCCCGTGATCGAGCTGGACGTCACCGATCAGGGGCACCTGGACAGCCTCGCCGACCGGATCGGCGCGCACACCGACGCCCTCGACGGCGTGGTCCACTCCATCGCCTACGGCCCTCAGGGCGCCTTCTCCTTCCTGGACGGCACCTGGGACGACGTGTCGACGGCCGTGCAGGTCTCGGCGTACTCCCTGAAGTCCCTCACCACGGCCTGCCTGCCGCTGCTGAAGCGGCGCGGTGGTTCGGTCGTCGGCCTCACCTTCGACGCCAGCGTGGCCTGGCCGCACTACGACTGGATGGGCGTGGCCAAGGCCGCCCTGGAGTCCACCAGCCGCTATCTGGCCCGCAACCTCGGCGCCCACGGCATCCGCTGCAACCTGGTCGCGGCCGGCCCCCTGCGCTCCATGGCCGCCAAGTCCATCCCCGGCTTCGCCGAACTGGCCGAGGTCTGGACGACCGACCGCGCCCCTGCGGGCTGGGACCTCACCGACCCCATCCCGGCCGCCCGCGGCGTCGTCGCCCTGCTGTCGGACTTCTTCCCGCGCACCACGGGCGAGATCGTGCACGTGGACGGAGGGGTGCACATGACGGGCGCGTGA
- the serS gene encoding serine--tRNA ligase — MHDPHELIEAGPDAVRRLARRRHDLGLDALGAALRARSATQAEVTRLRTELNRTAKARRSGPPTEAEKEAARALRAEVQQAESAARKAAGELCELLLRVPNLPLDSVPDGDSEKEAVEIRRGGPAPRPADGARHHAEIGEALGILDSPAAAKLSGARFSVAHGAGARLERALGDFFLDLHTREHGYTEQSVPFLVGRDTMTGTGQLPKFEEDLFRTQVGDRELFLIPTAEVPLTNLVAGELLDARALPYAFTARTPCFRAEAGAYGRDTRGVLRLHQFEKVELVRICAPEQAQEQLELMVGHAEECLRRLELSFRTVLLPAGDMGFSARMTYDIEVWLPGGGSYREISSVSDCGTFQARRADIRVRRADGRKTPAATLNGSALPIGRTVAALLEQGVQDDGSVVLPEALVPYTGFRRILPGGATE; from the coding sequence ATGCATGATCCGCACGAGCTGATCGAGGCGGGCCCCGACGCCGTACGGCGCCTGGCCCGCCGCCGCCACGACCTCGGCCTGGACGCTCTCGGCGCCGCGCTGCGCGCCCGCTCGGCCACCCAGGCCGAGGTCACCCGGCTGCGCACCGAGCTGAACCGTACGGCCAAGGCCCGCCGCTCCGGCCCGCCGACGGAGGCGGAGAAGGAGGCGGCCCGGGCGCTGCGAGCCGAGGTGCAGCAGGCGGAGAGCGCCGCCCGGAAGGCGGCCGGCGAGCTGTGCGAGCTGCTGCTCCGCGTCCCGAATCTGCCGCTGGACTCGGTTCCGGACGGTGACTCGGAGAAGGAGGCCGTGGAGATACGGCGGGGCGGCCCGGCCCCGCGTCCGGCGGACGGGGCCCGGCACCACGCCGAGATCGGCGAGGCGCTCGGCATCCTGGACTCCCCCGCGGCGGCCAAGCTGTCCGGCGCCCGGTTCAGCGTCGCGCACGGCGCCGGGGCACGGCTGGAGCGGGCCCTCGGCGACTTCTTCCTGGACCTGCACACCCGTGAGCACGGCTACACCGAGCAGTCCGTGCCGTTCCTGGTCGGCCGGGACACCATGACCGGCACCGGCCAACTCCCCAAGTTCGAGGAGGACTTGTTCCGCACCCAGGTCGGCGACCGGGAGCTGTTCCTGATCCCGACCGCCGAGGTGCCGCTGACCAACCTGGTGGCCGGCGAGCTGCTGGACGCGCGGGCCCTGCCGTACGCCTTCACCGCCCGCACCCCCTGCTTCCGCGCGGAGGCGGGCGCGTACGGCCGCGACACCCGGGGCGTGCTCAGGCTGCACCAGTTCGAGAAGGTGGAACTGGTGCGGATCTGCGCGCCGGAGCAGGCGCAGGAGCAGCTGGAGCTGATGGTCGGGCATGCCGAGGAGTGTCTGCGCCGGCTCGAACTGTCCTTCCGTACGGTGCTGTTGCCTGCGGGGGACATGGGCTTCTCGGCGCGGATGACGTACGACATCGAGGTCTGGCTGCCCGGCGGCGGCTCCTACCGGGAGATCTCCTCGGTCTCCGACTGCGGCACCTTCCAGGCCCGTCGGGCCGACATCCGGGTCAGGCGGGCCGACGGCCGCAAGACCCCGGCGGCCACCCTGAACGGCTCGGCCCTCCCGATCGGCCGCACGGTGGCCGCCCTGCTGGAACAGGGCGTCCAGGACGACGGATCCGTGGTGCTGCCCGAAGCGCTGGTGCCGTACACCGGGTTCCGGCGGATCCTGCCGGGCGGCGCGACCGAGTGA
- a CDS encoding APC family permease: protein MSTTGSPPGRLGTGHILFLIVAAAAPLSAMVGTVPLAFAFGDGAGVPAAFLFAGVTLLCFSVGYAVSARRTGGSGGFYASVADGLGKPPAVAAGYVALLSYNCATIGLAGALGYFTQLVLAAHGLAVSWEWCAAVGLVLTAVLGYREIALSARVLALLMLGEIGVLAALDIAILARHGVHALPAVSFSPHVAGGHGAGVSLMFAFVSFIGFESAALYGKEARDPRRSVPRATYAAVVLIAGFYALTSWLAVGAVGSGRVREVAGKEMGDLFFSLGDDFLGKAGSTGLQVLLCTSLFAATLALHSAAGRYAQVLAEDGLLPGGLALEHPRHRSPHRASLAQSALTMVVVGAFAVAGLDPYADLTTSMLGLGTLGIVALQALAALSVLGLRLRGGGGHWWRETLAPLLGFTGLAASVWLVVGNFDMLTGSPSQVIAALPWLLPLVALGGLAYAARLRAAHPLRYHRLATRHLPSPAPAPSPTLTGDRHA, encoded by the coding sequence ATGTCCACCACTGGTTCCCCACCCGGTCGGCTCGGTACCGGGCACATCCTCTTCCTCATCGTCGCCGCTGCCGCCCCGCTCTCCGCCATGGTCGGCACGGTCCCCCTCGCCTTCGCCTTCGGAGACGGCGCCGGTGTGCCTGCGGCCTTCTTGTTCGCCGGAGTCACTCTCCTGTGCTTCTCGGTCGGATACGCGGTCAGTGCCCGTCGTACCGGTGGATCCGGTGGGTTCTACGCCTCCGTCGCCGACGGGCTCGGCAAGCCGCCTGCGGTCGCCGCCGGGTATGTGGCGCTCCTCTCCTACAACTGCGCGACCATCGGTCTCGCGGGTGCGCTCGGTTACTTCACCCAACTGGTGCTTGCCGCCCATGGGTTGGCGGTCTCCTGGGAGTGGTGTGCGGCCGTCGGGCTGGTGCTGACCGCCGTCCTGGGCTACCGGGAGATCGCGCTCAGCGCGCGAGTGCTGGCCCTGCTGATGCTGGGCGAGATCGGGGTGCTGGCCGCGCTGGACATCGCCATCCTTGCCCGGCACGGGGTGCATGCCCTGCCCGCCGTCTCGTTCTCGCCGCATGTCGCGGGCGGGCACGGGGCCGGGGTGTCGTTGATGTTCGCGTTCGTGTCCTTCATCGGTTTCGAGTCGGCCGCCCTGTACGGCAAGGAGGCTCGGGACCCGCGGCGCAGCGTGCCCCGGGCCACGTATGCGGCCGTCGTGCTGATCGCCGGCTTCTACGCGCTGACCAGCTGGCTGGCGGTCGGTGCGGTCGGCAGCGGGCGGGTGCGGGAGGTCGCCGGGAAGGAGATGGGCGATCTGTTCTTCTCCCTCGGTGACGACTTCCTCGGCAAGGCGGGCAGCACCGGGCTCCAGGTGCTGCTCTGCACCAGCCTGTTCGCGGCGACGCTGGCGCTGCACAGCGCCGCGGGCCGGTATGCCCAGGTCCTCGCCGAGGACGGACTGCTCCCGGGCGGGCTGGCCCTCGAACACCCGCGGCACCGGTCGCCGCACCGGGCGAGTCTCGCGCAGAGTGCGCTGACCATGGTGGTCGTGGGCGCCTTCGCCGTCGCCGGGCTCGACCCGTACGCCGATCTGACCACCAGCATGCTCGGCCTCGGCACCCTCGGCATCGTCGCCCTGCAGGCGCTGGCCGCGCTGTCCGTGCTCGGGCTCAGGCTGCGCGGGGGCGGCGGGCACTGGTGGCGGGAGACCCTCGCCCCGCTCCTCGGCTTCACCGGGCTCGCCGCCTCCGTCTGGCTGGTCGTCGGCAACTTCGACATGCTCACCGGCTCCCCGTCGCAGGTGATCGCCGCCCTGCCCTGGCTGCTGCCGCTGGTCGCGCTGGGCGGGCTGGCGTACGCCGCCCGGCTGCGCGCCGCGCACCCGCTCCGCTACCACCGGCTCGCCACCCGGCACCTTCCCTCCCCCGCCCCGGCGCCGTCCCCCACTCTGACAGGAGACCGTCATGCATGA
- a CDS encoding beta-ketoacyl synthase, giving the protein MAGMDIAVTGLGLVTPGGIGVGPSWAAVCDGRPAAALDPVLAENPVQISCRVPGFDPETLLSARRAHRLDRFVQFALVAAHEAVADAGLDPQTWDGARVGVVLGCADGGPGTVEEQHHVLCEQGADRVSPLLLPMQLPNMLAGQTAIEFGATGPNLVVATACASGATAIGTARDLLALGRCDIVLAGGSEAMITPLVMAGFAQMGALSRRHDEPAAASRPFDTDRDGFVAGEGAGILVMERVADARARGAHIHGRIVGYGATADAHHMTSPHPDGAGIEAAVRAALADAGADPDDVQHVNAHGTSTPLNDLSEARMIQRTLRGDPLVTSTKGVTGHLLGAAGAVEAAFAVLSVERELIPPVANLVMPDPRIEIKLAQTLTEMPIDLALSNSLGFGGQNTALAIAPA; this is encoded by the coding sequence ATGGCCGGCATGGACATCGCCGTCACCGGGCTCGGCCTCGTCACCCCGGGCGGGATCGGGGTCGGGCCGAGCTGGGCGGCGGTCTGCGACGGCAGGCCGGCCGCCGCCCTCGATCCGGTGCTGGCGGAGAACCCCGTACAGATCTCCTGCCGGGTGCCCGGCTTCGATCCCGAGACCCTGCTGAGTGCGCGGCGCGCCCACCGGCTGGACCGGTTCGTGCAGTTCGCGCTGGTCGCCGCGCACGAGGCGGTGGCCGACGCGGGCCTTGACCCGCAGACCTGGGACGGCGCGCGGGTGGGTGTGGTGCTGGGCTGCGCCGACGGCGGTCCGGGCACGGTCGAGGAACAGCACCATGTGCTGTGCGAGCAGGGCGCGGACCGGGTGTCACCGCTGCTGCTGCCCATGCAGCTGCCGAACATGCTGGCCGGTCAGACGGCCATCGAGTTCGGAGCGACCGGGCCCAACCTGGTGGTGGCGACGGCCTGTGCCTCCGGGGCGACCGCCATCGGCACGGCCCGGGACCTGCTCGCCCTCGGCCGCTGCGACATCGTCCTCGCGGGCGGCAGCGAGGCCATGATCACCCCGCTGGTCATGGCCGGGTTCGCCCAGATGGGCGCGCTGTCCAGGCGGCACGACGAACCGGCGGCCGCGTCCCGGCCGTTCGACACCGACCGGGACGGGTTCGTCGCGGGCGAGGGCGCCGGGATCCTGGTGATGGAGCGCGTTGCTGACGCACGGGCGCGGGGTGCGCACATCCACGGCCGGATCGTCGGATACGGCGCGACGGCCGACGCGCACCATATGACGTCGCCGCATCCGGACGGCGCGGGCATCGAGGCCGCCGTTCGCGCGGCTCTCGCCGACGCGGGTGCCGATCCGGACGACGTGCAGCATGTGAACGCGCACGGCACGTCGACGCCGCTCAACGACCTGTCCGAGGCCCGCATGATCCAACGGACCCTGCGTGGGGATCCGCTGGTCACGTCGACGAAGGGGGTCACCGGGCATCTGCTGGGTGCGGCGGGGGCGGTCGAGGCCGCGTTCGCCGTGCTGAGTGTGGAGCGCGAACTGATTCCGCCCGTGGCCAACTTGGTCATGCCCGATCCGCGGATCGAGATCAAGCTGGCTCAGACGTTGACTGAGATGCCCATCGATCTGGCGTTGAGCAATTCCCTGGGATTCGGTGGGCAGAACACGGCGCTGGCGATTGCGCCCGCCTGA
- a CDS encoding phosphopantetheine-binding protein, with protein sequence MLEQLKEILSNKLKVSPEAITPEATREDIELDSLAVVELSLLLKSELDLDISDDDLLEAETVADMVRLMEERSATV encoded by the coding sequence ATGCTGGAGCAGCTCAAGGAAATCCTGTCCAACAAGCTCAAGGTGTCTCCCGAGGCCATCACCCCGGAGGCCACCCGGGAGGACATCGAGCTGGACTCGCTGGCCGTGGTGGAGCTGTCGCTGCTGCTGAAGTCCGAGCTGGACCTGGACATCAGCGACGACGACCTCCTGGAGGCCGAGACCGTGGCCGACATGGTCCGGCTCATGGAGGAGCGGAGCGCGACGGTCTGA
- a CDS encoding beta-ketoacyl-ACP synthase III, whose translation MSTGRSAVIAGIGSYVPPNRVTNDDLSARLDTSDAWIRSRTGIAERCFVSPGTSTGDLAVEAGLRALKSAGDEQVGAVVLATTTPDQPCPATAPQLAARLGLGQVPAFDVAAVCSGFLYGLASAAGLIAAGVADSVLLVAADAFTTIINPEDRTTAVIFADGAGAVVLRAGPPAEPGAIGPLVLGSDGELSHLIEVPAGGSRQRSSDRPAAPEDHYFRMLGRDTYRHAVERMTTASTEAAERAGWRLGDIDRFAAHQANARILDAVSDRLGIPAERRLSNIARVGNTGAASLPLLLAEATAEGRLAAGHRVLLTAFGGGLSWGAATVIWPELQTI comes from the coding sequence ATGAGTACCGGGCGGTCCGCGGTGATCGCCGGCATCGGATCGTACGTCCCGCCCAACCGGGTGACCAACGACGACCTTTCGGCCCGGCTGGACACCTCCGACGCCTGGATCCGGTCGCGCACCGGGATCGCCGAGCGCTGCTTCGTCTCGCCGGGCACCTCCACCGGCGACCTGGCCGTGGAGGCGGGCCTGCGCGCGCTGAAGTCGGCGGGTGACGAGCAGGTCGGGGCGGTGGTGCTGGCCACCACCACCCCCGACCAGCCGTGCCCGGCGACCGCACCGCAGCTGGCCGCGCGGCTCGGCCTCGGGCAGGTGCCCGCCTTCGACGTGGCGGCGGTCTGCTCCGGGTTCCTGTACGGCCTGGCGTCCGCCGCCGGACTGATCGCGGCCGGGGTGGCCGACAGCGTGCTGCTGGTCGCCGCCGACGCCTTCACCACGATCATCAACCCCGAGGACCGCACGACCGCGGTGATCTTCGCGGACGGCGCGGGCGCGGTCGTACTGCGGGCCGGCCCGCCCGCCGAACCGGGGGCGATCGGGCCGCTGGTGCTCGGCAGCGACGGCGAACTGAGCCATCTGATCGAGGTCCCGGCGGGCGGCTCCCGGCAGCGCTCGTCGGACCGTCCGGCCGCCCCGGAGGACCACTACTTCCGGATGCTCGGCCGGGACACCTACCGGCACGCGGTGGAGCGCATGACCACCGCGTCCACCGAGGCCGCCGAGCGGGCCGGCTGGCGCCTCGGCGACATCGACCGGTTCGCGGCGCACCAGGCCAACGCCCGGATCCTGGACGCCGTCTCGGACCGGCTCGGCATTCCCGCCGAGCGGCGGCTGAGCAACATCGCGCGGGTCGGCAACACCGGCGCCGCCTCCCTTCCGCTCCTGCTCGCCGAGGCCACCGCCGAGGGGCGGCTCGCCGCGGGCCACCGGGTGCTGCTCACCGCGTTCGGCGGCGGCCTGTCGTGGGGTGCGGCCACCGTCATCTGGCCGGAGCTGCAGACCATCTGA